From Actinomycetota bacterium:
ACCGTGCCCAGCTCGACCATGGCCGGTTCGCCGACCACGTCCTCGGCGATGGCGGCGTGGTCCACAACCCAGGTCAGACGGCGCAGCTCCTCGACCGCCCGATCGAACTCGGCGTCGACATGGCCATCACGCTCAGGATCCTCCAAGGCGGCGCGCAGCTGTGGAAGGACCTCGACACGCAGGACGCGGACGCGCTCGCTCAGCAGCCGTCTGCCCTCGCGGGTCAGTACCACCTGAGCGGCGCCATCCAGATCCAGCATCGCCAAGGGGTCA
This genomic window contains:
- a CDS encoding GreA/GreB family elongation factor, translated to MLDLDGAAQVVLTREGRRLLSERVRVLRVEVLPQLRAALEDPERDGHVDAEFDRAVEELRRLTWVVDHAAIAEDVVGEPAMVELGTVVTIGVRQGVLERFLIVHPIEAPLDDLRISVRSPLAQAVLGHQVGEEVEVAAPSGPYRCRIVAVESPPVGPDAAPPTLDTTQ